From the Clupea harengus chromosome 15, Ch_v2.0.2, whole genome shotgun sequence genome, one window contains:
- the vps18 gene encoding vacuolar protein sorting-associated protein 18 homolog — MASILDEYEDSQNVRLPAHLHNRLSATNIGITHSGFVNVRLEEEKPIFNKQRIDFSPPEKINHFAVCSNQLCMSLGKDTILRIDLGKPDQPNQVELGRKDDSKVHKLFLDPTGSHLVISLTSSECVYLNRNTQKIRSLSRWRGHLIESVGWNKVLGTEVTTGPILVGTSQGIIFEAEISASEGSLFNTTPDQYFRQVHSLEEDGKPAPVCCLEVERGMESKYFIIATTRKRLFQFVGKVAEGSEAQGFSSIFAQNQELLPSFQEFPVNMGYSEITFYTSKLRTCPKAFAWMMGNGVLYGQLDYVRPDSLLSDVQVWEYTPDIDFNFNKPISIVLTQFHFLLLLPDRVKAICTLNGQVVHEDVFPDKFGTLKKMIKDPVGGMVWIYTEKAVFRYHIQREARDVWQMYMNMNKFDLAKEYCRERPECMDMVLAKEADHCFQNKRYLESAKCYALTQNYFEEIALKFIEAKQEEALKEFLLKKLNNLKPSEKTQITLLATWLTELYLNRLGLLESDDRKNTLLQHTRDEFRRFLSSSKHKECFYNNRDTIYDLLASHGNVDDMVYFSVIMQDYERVISHHCQHDDYSAALEVLSKHCDEKLFYKFSPVLMQHIPKKVVDAWIQMGNRLDPKKLIPALVNYSQMGSTQQINETIRYMEFCVYQLEVKEEAIHNYLLSLYAKYKPDSLLWYLEQAGTQASEINYDLKYALRLCAEHGYLQACVLVYKIMELYEEAVDLALQVDVDLAKSCADLPEDDEELRKKLWLKIARHVVQEEKDVKKAMNCLSSCDLLKIEDILPFFPDFVTIDHFKEAICNSLEEYNQHIEGLKQEMEEATESAKRIREDILEMRNKYGVVESQEKCATCDFPLLNRPFYLFLCGHMYHYDCLFQEVSTHLYTHEQTKLEELQKKLAGVTLTTKSRHRPKEDDTVSLGMNHVSREQIKSDIDDIIASECVYCGERMIKAIDKPFIDPEKFEEEKSTWL; from the exons ATGGCCTCTATTCTTGATGAATATGAAGACTCTCAGAACGTTCGTCTCCCTGCTCATCTGCATAACCGCTTGTCGGCAACGAACATTGGGATAACACACTCGG GATTTGTGAATGTACGGCTGGAGGAAGAGAAACCCATATTCAACAAACAAAGGATTGATTTTTCTCCTCCTGAAAAGATAAACCATTTTGCAGTATGCAGCAACCAGCTTTGCATGAGTTTGGGAAAAGACACCATTCTtag AATTGATCTAGGAAAACCAGATCAGCCGAACCAAGTAGAATTGGGCCGTAAAGATGACAGCAAAGTGCACAAACTTTTCCTCGACCCAACAG GTTCTCACCTGGTAATCAGCCTTACCTCAAGTGAATGTGTCTATCTGAATAGAAACACCCAGAAGATCCGAAGCCTTTCAAGGTGGAGGGGTCATCTAATTGAAAGTGTTGGTTGGAACAAAGTTCTGGGAACTGAGGTGACGACAGGGCCCATTCTTGTGGGCACCAGCCAAGGCATTATCTTTGAAGCTGAGATCTCTGCCTCAGAGGGTAGCTTATTCAACACTACCCCAGATCAGTACTTCAGGCAGGTCCACTCTCTGGAGGAGGATGGGAAGCCGGCACCTGTCTGTTGTCTTGAGGTTGAACGTGGTATGGAGTCCAAGTACTTCATCATTGCCACGACTCGGAAGCGTCTCTTTCAGTTTGTGGGGAAGGTGGCAGAGGGATCTGAGGCGCAGGGCTTTAGTTCCATCTTTGCTCAAAACCAGGAGCTTCTTCCCAGTTTCCAGGAGTTCCCTGTCAACATGGGCTACAGTGAAATCACCTTTTATACCTCCAAACTTCGCACATGTCCCAAAGCCTTTGCCTGGATGATGGGGAATGGTGTGTTATATGGCCAGCTGGACTATGTCAGACCTGACTCACTCCTTAGTGATGTCCAAGTTTGGGAGTACACACCGGATATTGACTTCAACTTCAACAAGCCTATATCCATTGTGCTCACCCAGTTTCATTTCCTGCTCCTCCTTCCAGACAGAGTGAAAGCCATTTGCACCTTAAATGGACAAGTGGTACACGAGGATGTATTTCCTGATAAATTTGGCACCTTGAAGAAGATGATCAAAGACCCTGTAGGGGGCATGGTGTGGATTTATACAGAGAAGGCTGTGTTTCGGTATCACATCCAGAGGGAAGCAAGAGATGTCTGGCAGAtgtacatgaacatgaacaagtTTGATTTGGCCAAGGAATACTGTCGGGAACGTCCCGAGTGCATGGACATGGTCCTTGCCAAAGAGGCAGATCACTGCTTTCAGAATAAGCGTTACCTGGAGAGCGCTAAATGCTATGCTCTAACCCAGAATTACTTTGAGGAGATTGCGCTCAAGTTTATTGAAGCAAAGCAGGAAGAAGCCCTGAAAGAGTTCCTCTTGAAAAAACTGAACAATCTGAAGCCAAGTGAGAAGACTCAGATTACCTTGCTTGCTACCTGGCTGACAGAGCTTTACCTCAATCGACTTGGCCTTCTCGAGTCTGATGACCGCAAGAATACTCTCCTCCAACACACTCGTGATGAGTTCAGGCgcttcctcagcagcagcaaACACAAAGAATGTTTCTACAACAACCGAGACACTATCTATGATCTGCTGGCCAGTCATGGCAATGTAGATGACATGGTGTACTTTTCAGTCATCATGCAAGACTACGAGAGAGTGATCTCACACCACTGTCAACATGATGACTACAGTGCAGCTTTGGAAGTTCTATCGAAACATTGTGATGAGAAGCTATTCTACAAGTTCTCTCCTGTCTTAATGCAGCACATACCCAAGAAGGTGGTGGATGCCTGGATCCAAATGGGAAACAGACTTGATCCCAAGAAGCTCATTCCAGCTCTGGTGAACTACAGTCAGATGGGGAGTACTCAGCAGATCAATGAGACCATTCGTTACATGGAATTCTGTGTATATCAGCTTGAAGTAAAAGAAGAAGCCATCCACAATTATTTACTGTCTCTATATGCAAAATATAAGCCTGACTCACTCTTATGGTACCTAGAGCAGGCTGGCACACAAGCTTCAGAAATCAACTATGATTTGAAATATGCTCTACGGTTGTGTGCCGAACATGGATATCTACAGGCATGCGTCCTTGTCTACAAGATTATGGAGCTGTACGAAGAGGCTGTGGATTTAGCATTGCAG GTGGATGTGGACCTGGCCAAGTCCTGTGCAGACCTTccagaggatgatgaagagttgAGGAAGAAGCTGTGGCTGAAAATTGCTCGGCATGTTGTGCAGGAAGAGAAGGATGTCAAGAAGGCTATGAACTGCCTCTCCAGCTGTGACCTTTTGAAGATTGAGGACATCTTGCCATTCTTTCCAGATTTTGTTACCATTGACCACTTTAAAGAGGCCATATGCAATTCGTTGGAGGAGTATAATCAGCACATCGAAGGGCTGAaacaggagatggaggaggctACAGAGAGCGCTAAGCGTATACGAGAGGACATCCTGGAGATGAGGAACAAGTATGGTGTGGTCGAGTCCCAGGAGAAATGTGCGACTTGTGACTTTCCTCTGCTCAACCGTCCCTTCTATCTTTTTCTGTGTGGCCATATGTACCACTATGACTGCCTCTTTCAGGAGGTTAGTACGCACCTCTACACACACGAGCAGACCAAGCTAGAGGAGCTACAGAAGAAGCTTGCAGGTGTTACCTTAACAACAAAGTCTCGCCATCGGCCAAAGGAAGATGATACAGTCAGTTTGGGAATGAACCATGTGAGCCGTGAACAGATCAAGTCTGATATTGATGATATCAttgcatctgagtgtgtgtactgtggtgAGCGGATGATCAAGGCTATTGATAAGCCGTTTATTGATCCTGAGAAGTTTGAAGAGGAGAAGTCAACCTGGTTATGA